TCTACCAATATTTGAAAGCTGCGTCAGTTGGAGGTTATTAAAGAAAACTTGAAGTAGAACGGGTTCATCCCGATAGCTATCGGGACCCGTCTCGAGTACAGAGGCTCCTCATTTTGAGGGCCTTTTTTGATTGTACCAATATTTGAAAGCTGCGTCAGTTGGAGGTTATTAAGGAAAACCTGAAGTAATACGGGTTCATCCCGATAGCTATCGGGACCCGTCTCGAGTACAGAGGCTCCTCATTTTGAGGGGCCTTTTTTGATTGTACCAATATTTGAAAGCTGCGTCAGTTGGAGGTTATTCAAGAAAACTTGAAGTAGAACGGGTTCATCCCGATAGCTATCGGGACCCGTCTCGAGTACAGAGGCTCCTCATTTTGAGGGGCCCTTTTTGATTGTACCAACATTTGAAAGCTGCGTCAGTTGGAGGTTATTAAAGAGAACTTGAAGTAGTACGGGTTCATCCCGATAGCTATCGGGACCCGTCTCGAGTACAGAGGCTCCTCATTTTGAGGGGGCTTTTTTGATTTAGAACCCTACCAATACTCATGACGATCTAAGTCAAAGATTTTAGCCTTGAACTGGGGCTCGTTGGGAGCGTAAAATTTGTGATCGATTAGTTTCAGATTTTCATCAAAAATGATATAACGTGGGATGGATTCTAGTTTGATGAATTCGAGAAAATCTTTTACAGATTCTGAATCAACATCAAAGCGGTAACTAATTTTCCCTTCCATGATTTCAACATGGATTAGTTTCCACTTTTCAATATCCTTTGTTTTGTCAGTGCTTACATTAATGATCTCAAGACACTCAGGTAAAGTCATGTCATCAAGCTTTTTCATATTGTTCAAACAGGGTGCGCACCATGTAGCCCATAGATCTATCATGAAATATTTCTTACCACTTTTTTTTATGATTTGATTGATACTGAAAGTTGTGCTGTCTACATCTATAAATTTCACATTCTCAAGCAACTTTTTGAATTTGGTTTTACTTAAAGGCGTGATCATATTTTCTATAATATCTGGAGCGCTTTTGTAATAATCAGTTGTGCGAAGCCATTCTTTAGCTTTGAGGTATCGATCTTCTTTTTTGAAATCTTTTGAGCTCAAAACATTTACCAGACCATAGGAAAGATTTTTGCGATAAGCGTCAGTGAATTGATTTGTATTCAAACTATCAAAAGGAATGGTTTCAAGTCGGTCTTTTATATAGAGATAAATCATTCCAGAGGAAGGTTCTCGAGGGATGTAGATGTCCTCTTCTCTGATATGCTCTTCAACTTGTGGGTCATCTGGATTGATGAATTGCAAACTTTTATAGTAGAGAGATCATTGAATTTTCTATGTCCTTCAAAGGGTATCTCCTTTGCAATGTTATAATCTCCAGAGTTTACATAATTGCTTGCATTATATTGAAGGGCGAAACTGTTGTGGATACTGTCCAGAATAGAATAGAATAGAATTTTGAGTCGTCTCCCTTCCATCTGTGGACTAGAAATCTTAGGCTGTCGTAGCTGTTCTCCATTGCAGAGATGTCTAGTTCTGGTTCGCTTTCGCGAAAGCGTAACGCTTCACTTACTTTATCATAAACCAGATCTACTTGATCCACCGTATCAGAAACCAAGAACCTCAAAGCCGGTCGATCGAATTTGCTACCGTATAATCTGATGCCGTAATCAAACTTTGTTAAGGCTCTAGACCAGAAGATTTTATTTTCTAGCCAAAAATAATGATAATGTTGATGTGTTGTTGGAATGTTGGCAACTCGGTAGAGTTGTCAATATTTCAATAACATTTTCCATAGCTCTTTTTCCATCTGCTGGGTGCTCTTCTTCCATCTCCATTCACATTCCTTGAGATGCAGGTCGAAGGTCTTCTTCACTCCATTGAACTTTGCCAGCCTCCTTTTGGTGAAGCTCCAAAAGCTTTCGATCCCATTAATGTGGACGCCGTGCCTGTTTGAGAAGCTCTTGCTCTTGTCGATGCGGTAATGCTTGTTGTAACCGATGTCCAACAAGCCATTGTAACCTCTCCAACCGTCAGTAATGACAACGCTCTCCACGCTTATCTTCTTCTGGATGACCTTCCGCAGGGTGTCCCTCTTCGCATCGGGAACAAGCTCGGTATAGACCCTTCCGTCCCTCTCAAAAACACCGAATACCGGCTGTTTCCAGGTTCCCCTACCACGCTTTTGGGGCATGTTCCTGCCCCTGAGCCTTTTCGCCCCAAAATAAGCCTCGTCCAACTCGACCTCTCCAAAGAACAATCTCTTGTCCTCCTGCTGTTTCTTGAAGATGACCTCCCTAAAGAGTCGAAAATAACGGTTGATCGTCTTTCTGTTCAGCTTGAGGATCTCGGCCGTTTTGGTGGCATCAACATCGCTGCAAAAGCACCCAATTATTTTTTTGATTTTATAATCGCTAAGTTTACTATACTTTACGGGCATTACGGAACAAATCTATACATTTGTTCTGGTCTTAAGCCTTGTTAATTCATGTGGCCTCAATATAATTTGAGAAATGATAGAATCTTTTTCAGAATCATTTTTGAAACTCAGGTAAAGGTGTTTAGAGTATTTGTCGACCAGATTTATTCCAGTTGCCCTGTTTGCTGGTACCAGTATATTAATTGCGATACTGTCGTTCTTTACCTCGTTTTGAGGTTCAACGACTATTTGTTCCTGAACCTTATTGCTTTCCTCTTTCTTTGACTGACAAGAAATGAAAATAAAAAAAATGCAGATAATTTGAATAAATGGAGGACTGAAAAACTTCACGGTTGGTTGTATTGAAGAAATGAATTTCGTTTAAATATACAACCTCTATAGAAATACTGATTCTACCCTTGCTTTACATCCAGCGCATCGCGTAATGAGTTTCCGAGCAGCATAAAAGCCATGACCAGCGTCATGATGGCAAAACCTGGAACAAGTGCGAGGTAAGCTTTGTCGAGAATAATGTACTGGTAATGATCTTTGATCATACCGCCCCAGCTAGGCATAGGTGGTTGCGCTCCAAGTCCCAAGAAGCTTAAACCAGCCTCAATGAGTATCGAGGCAGCAAAATTTGCCGCACAAATCACGATTACGGGTGCCATGATATTGGGTAAAATATGTCGGGTGATGATGCGCCAGTCGTCATATCCCAGCGCCCGAGCAGCGGTCACGTATTGGAACTTTCGCGCCGTTATCACCTGACCTCGTACCACACGAGCAACTTCTACCCACATGGTGAGTCCCACGGCTATGAAAACGGTAAAAAATCCTTTCCCCAAAGCGATACTAATCGCAATCACCATGAGTAAAGTTGGTATGGACCAGCTCACATTAATGATCCACATGATAACAGCATCGATTCTACCGCCGTAATATCCAGCAAGTGCTCCCAGTAAAATTCCAATCACCAGCGAAATGAATACCGTTACAAATCCTATGGAAATGCTGATGCGTGCCCCCACCAGCATACGACTGAGCAGGTCACGACCATATTTGTCGGTGCCTAGCAAGAATGTTTTAGTATGGGTGTAGCTTTCGCGAAAGCGAGACAGTTCTATACCTCTCGCTTCTTCATACTTTAAGAGATGGTAAGCTTGCTCATTGCCATCCACATCAAAAGGCTGATAATAAATGCTACCGTTCTCCTGCTTGAGATTCTTGAAAGGAATCTCCTCAAACTCTGGCGTGCTACCGTTAAACCAAACCCATATAGAAGTGTCTTGGTTATTGTTCAGTGGCAACTGAAGCATATCTACAGTAAAGCCGGGTGGCTGGGAGTGAATGCTCAAATGCATCTGGTTTGCGTGGCGGGTGCTGTCTGGGGCTAGGATATAGGCAAAAAGCGCGCAGAAAGCATAGAATACGATCACGCAAAAACTAGTAACGCCCCAAAAATCCCTGCGGAATTTCTGGAGCGCTAGTTTCCATAACGAGCCGTTCTTACGAGCCATTAATTCTTAATCGTGTACTTATTATCCTTGTATTGCAAGTTATTCATGCGCAAGTCTTTTAAAATATTGATTGCTTCAGCAAGATAGATATCTTTTTTCAGGCTCTTCATCCAGCGATCTCTCTTTTCTTTGAGGACACTATCGCGTTGCGTTACGGCAATATCGTTTTTGAGCAGTTCAAACTCTAGATTATTTTTGTAATCATCGAGTTTCTCGTATTTCTCCGTTGTTTTATCCAGCTCTTTGATTCTAGCGGTGTAAGTGTCCAGATTAAGCGGGATGTCATGGTCATCTCTTTGAGCTGCGAGCCACTGCGCATTTTCATCTATCAGCTTAAAATTGTCATTTGCAGCGATACGCTCTCTAGATTTTTCAATGGTTTCTGCTAGGTTAATATAACCTTGAAACTTATCGTACTCTGCCGCTGGAATCTCGTCATAAGGAAGTGGGAACTGCTCATCGCGCTCGCCTACCTCTATATAACTGTATCTGTTAGGTGCCACGACATCACTTTTCACTCCTTCTAATTGTGTGCTGCTACCGTTAACACGATAGAATTTTTGAGTGGTAAGTTTGATCGCACCCAGATCACCCAGTTCATTGCTGCGTACCCATCTATTAAGGTCCTCAAAGTTTTGAACGGTTCCTTTACCAAAGGTTTGCTCGCTTCCCAAAATCACCGCACGGTCATAATCTTGCAAAGCTGCTGCAAGAATCTCAGATGCTGATGCGCTGAATTCGTTCACCATGATCACGAGTGGTCCTTCCCAGATTACATCACCATTGTCCATGTCTTTAAGAACTTGGGTCTGTCTATTTTTAAGAGCTACCTGTACCACTGGACCTTCTTCAATAAACAATCCAGCCATTTCTACGACTTCCCGCAGCGAGCCACCACCATTGTTCCTCAAGTCCAGAACAAGACCTTGCATCCCTTCATCTTTCAATCTCTGGATTTCCCTGCGTACATCATTTCCAGAGGCTCGACCGTTAGGATCTTCCATGTCAAAGTAGAACTTAGGCAGATCGATCAGTCCATATCTCAATCCATCTTCCATGGTCATGATGGATTTTGCGTAGGTGTCTTCAAGCTCAACCACGTCACGAGTTAATGTGAGCTCTTCAATTTTACCATCTACTTTTTTCAAGGTCAAGATTACTTTGGTTCCTTTGGGACCTTTGATCAATTCTACGGCATCTGCTATGCGCATGCCTACGATTGAAGTTGCGATCGTGTCGTTTTCTTGTTTTACTTTGAGGATTTTATCGCCCACTTCAATTTCTTGACTTTTCCAGGCGGGTCCACCAGAAATGATTTCCAAGACGCTTATGTAGTCCATCTTTT
This genomic interval from Nonlabens spongiae contains the following:
- a CDS encoding TlpA family protein disulfide reductase — translated: MQFINPDDPQVEEHIREEDIYIPREPSSGMIYLYIKDRLETIPFDSLNTNQFTDAYRKNLSYGLVNVLSSKDFKKEDRYLKAKEWLRTTDYYKSAPDIIENMITPLSKTKFKKLLENVKFIDVDSTTFSINQIIKKSGKKYFMIDLWATWCAPCLNNMKKLDDMTLPECLEIINVSTDKTKDIEKWKLIHVEIMEGKISYRFDVDSESVKDFLEFIKLESIPRYIIFDENLKLIDHKFYAPNEPQFKAKIFDLDRHEYW
- a CDS encoding IS1595 family transposase, which translates into the protein MPVKYSKLSDYKIKKIIGCFCSDVDATKTAEILKLNRKTINRYFRLFREVIFKKQQEDKRLFFGEVELDEAYFGAKRLRGRNMPQKRGRGTWKQPVFGVFERDGRVYTELVPDAKRDTLRKVIQKKISVESVVITDGWRGYNGLLDIGYNKHYRIDKSKSFSNRHGVHINGIESFWSFTKRRLAKFNGVKKTFDLHLKECEWRWKKSTQQMEKELWKMLLKY
- a CDS encoding ABC transporter permease; this encodes MARKNGSLWKLALQKFRRDFWGVTSFCVIVFYAFCALFAYILAPDSTRHANQMHLSIHSQPPGFTVDMLQLPLNNNQDTSIWVWFNGSTPEFEEIPFKNLKQENGSIYYQPFDVDGNEQAYHLLKYEEARGIELSRFRESYTHTKTFLLGTDKYGRDLLSRMLVGARISISIGFVTVFISLVIGILLGALAGYYGGRIDAVIMWIINVSWSIPTLLMVIAISIALGKGFFTVFIAVGLTMWVEVARVVRGQVITARKFQYVTAARALGYDDWRIITRHILPNIMAPVIVICAANFAASILIEAGLSFLGLGAQPPMPSWGGMIKDHYQYIILDKAYLALVPGFAIMTLVMAFMLLGNSLRDALDVKQG
- a CDS encoding carboxy terminal-processing peptidase, with amino-acid sequence MKFLKNNFALAIFTLLIATASCSFTNTVDPGDREKEQLLVNLISHVLKRNHYNPSDLTDQFSKDVFDNFINDMDPGKRYFTQADYDEFETYQYLIDDQIRDSKVDLFNLVYERYLKRQKDSEKIYKSLIDQPFDFTVDEEINMDYESQPYASNKKELTERWRKMLKLSVLNSVYDRIEEQEDKEEGEQKSMTEIEKDARDEVKRNMDENFSLSDEVERIDYFSLFMNAITTHFDPHTNYFPPRNKDRFDISMSGKLEGIGARLQKKMDYISVLEIISGGPAWKSQEIEVGDKILKVKQENDTIATSIVGMRIADAVELIKGPKGTKVILTLKKVDGKIEELTLTRDVVELEDTYAKSIMTMEDGLRYGLIDLPKFYFDMEDPNGRASGNDVRREIQRLKDEGMQGLVLDLRNNGGGSLREVVEMAGLFIEEGPVVQVALKNRQTQVLKDMDNGDVIWEGPLVIMVNEFSASASEILAAALQDYDRAVILGSEQTFGKGTVQNFEDLNRWVRSNELGDLGAIKLTTQKFYRVNGSSTQLEGVKSDVVAPNRYSYIEVGERDEQFPLPYDEIPAAEYDKFQGYINLAETIEKSRERIAANDNFKLIDENAQWLAAQRDDHDIPLNLDTYTARIKELDKTTEKYEKLDDYKNNLEFELLKNDIAVTQRDSVLKEKRDRWMKSLKKDIYLAEAINILKDLRMNNLQYKDNKYTIKN